A stretch of the Photobacterium sp. CCB-ST2H9 genome encodes the following:
- a CDS encoding YgiQ family radical SAM protein, producing MHTDVTPINRYSKYWAECYGTAPFLPTTREEMDALGWDSCDIIIVTGDAYVDHPSFGMAVIGRVLEAQGFRVGIIAQPKWDNKDAFMALGKPNLYFGITAGNMDSMINRYTADRKLRHDDAYTPNNEGGKRPDRAVLVYSQRCREAYKDTPIVLGGIEASLRRLAHYDYWSDKVRRSVLFDAKADILLFGNAERALVEVSHRIAAGEDVATMTDIAGTAVILKEAPAHYKIIDSTRIDKPGKAMVMPNPYATEEVCETNKSKAEEEPVKAQTVQIQPSRHDAFTSAVRLPSYEKLRNDRILYAHASRVMHLEANPYSARALIQLHGDRELWVNKPPIPLTTEEMDFVFGLPYARVPHPAYGKAKIPAYDMIKTSVNIMRGCFGGCSFCSITEHEGRIIQNRSQESILQELEDIRDKVPGFTGTISDLGGPTANMYRLGCSDPRAEKNCRRPSCIFPKICEKLDTDHKHTIDLYRKAREVEGINKVMIASGVRYDLAIESPEYIKELVTHHVGGYLKIAPEHTEKGTLDLMMKPGMGTYDRFKELFEKYSAEAGKKQYLIPYFISAHPGSTDEDMLNLALWLKKHDYQCDQVQNFYPSPMCNATAMYHSETNPLKRVKYKQRDDLFVAKGDRQRRLHKALLRYHDPANWPLLREALVSMGKKHLIGDRPDCLIPAEGSEAALTPAKRRGSSRHGAKRFATKHPNQPDIRKDGTTNRQGSGKPKAQGTKAQGTNAHGKGRNPSSQGKPQGNGQRPAPNAKPQSRGKPAAKRGARA from the coding sequence ATGCACACTGACGTCACGCCAATTAACCGCTATTCAAAGTACTGGGCTGAATGCTACGGCACAGCGCCATTCCTGCCGACCACCCGTGAGGAGATGGACGCGCTGGGCTGGGATAGCTGCGACATTATTATTGTGACCGGTGATGCCTATGTCGATCACCCAAGTTTTGGAATGGCAGTGATCGGCCGTGTGCTGGAAGCACAGGGGTTCCGGGTGGGCATTATTGCCCAGCCCAAATGGGACAATAAAGATGCCTTCATGGCGCTGGGCAAGCCGAATCTGTACTTCGGGATCACTGCAGGCAATATGGACTCGATGATCAACCGTTATACGGCGGATCGTAAACTGCGCCATGACGATGCCTACACCCCGAATAATGAAGGCGGAAAACGTCCGGACCGCGCGGTGCTGGTGTATTCTCAGCGCTGCCGTGAAGCCTATAAAGACACCCCGATTGTCTTGGGTGGCATTGAGGCCAGCCTGCGTCGTTTAGCCCATTACGACTACTGGTCGGATAAAGTGCGTCGTTCAGTGCTGTTCGATGCCAAAGCAGACATTCTGCTGTTCGGGAACGCCGAGCGTGCATTGGTCGAAGTGTCACACCGCATTGCCGCAGGTGAAGACGTCGCCACCATGACTGACATCGCAGGCACTGCGGTCATCCTGAAAGAAGCCCCGGCGCATTACAAAATCATCGACTCCACCCGGATTGACAAACCGGGCAAAGCAATGGTGATGCCAAATCCGTACGCGACCGAAGAAGTCTGCGAGACCAACAAAAGTAAAGCTGAAGAAGAACCCGTCAAAGCTCAGACGGTTCAGATTCAGCCGTCACGTCATGATGCCTTCACCAGCGCCGTGCGTTTGCCGTCTTACGAAAAGCTGCGCAACGACCGAATTCTGTACGCCCACGCCAGCCGTGTGATGCACCTGGAAGCGAACCCTTACTCCGCCCGTGCCCTGATTCAGTTGCACGGCGACCGTGAGCTGTGGGTGAATAAGCCGCCAATTCCGCTGACCACAGAAGAGATGGATTTTGTCTTTGGCCTGCCTTACGCGCGGGTGCCTCACCCTGCATACGGGAAAGCCAAGATCCCGGCGTACGACATGATCAAAACCAGTGTGAACATCATGCGGGGCTGTTTCGGCGGTTGTTCATTCTGTTCAATCACAGAACACGAAGGCCGGATTATTCAGAACCGCTCGCAAGAATCGATTCTTCAGGAACTGGAAGACATCCGCGATAAAGTCCCGGGCTTTACCGGCACGATTTCCGATCTGGGTGGCCCGACGGCAAACATGTATCGTCTGGGCTGTTCTGATCCGCGTGCGGAGAAAAACTGTCGCCGTCCATCGTGCATCTTCCCGAAAATCTGCGAGAAGCTGGATACCGACCACAAGCACACCATCGACCTGTACCGCAAAGCGCGTGAGGTTGAAGGCATCAATAAAGTAATGATCGCTTCCGGGGTCCGCTACGATCTGGCAATCGAGTCTCCGGAATACATCAAAGAGCTGGTGACGCACCACGTTGGCGGTTATCTGAAAATTGCCCCGGAACATACCGAGAAAGGTACCCTGGATCTGATGATGAAACCGGGAATGGGTACTTACGATCGCTTCAAAGAACTGTTTGAAAAATACAGTGCCGAAGCGGGCAAGAAGCAGTATCTGATCCCGTACTTTATTTCAGCGCATCCGGGTTCCACGGATGAAGACATGCTGAATCTGGCGCTGTGGCTCAAGAAACATGATTACCAGTGCGATCAGGTCCAGAACTTCTATCCGTCGCCGATGTGTAACGCCACGGCGATGTATCACTCAGAGACCAACCCGCTCAAGCGTGTGAAATACAAGCAGCGCGATGATCTCTTTGTCGCAAAAGGCGATCGTCAGCGCCGTCTGCACAAGGCACTGCTGCGTTATCACGATCCGGCCAACTGGCCGCTGCTGCGTGAAGCCCTGGTCAGCATGGGTAAGAAACATCTGATCGGTGACCGCCCGGACTGCCTGATCCCGGCAGAAGGCAGTGAAGCCGCGCTCACCCCGGCGAAACGCCGAGGTTCCAGCCGTCATGGTGCCAAACGCTTTGCGACCAAGCACCCGAATCAGCCGGATATCCGGAAAGACGGCACCACGAACCGTCAAGGCTCAGGCAAGCCAAAAGCCCAAGGCACAAAAGCTCAGGGGACGAATGCTCACGGAAAAGGACGCAACCCGAGCAGTCAAGGCAAGCCGCAGGGCAACGGCCAGCGTCCGGCACCGAACGCAAAGCCACAATCGCGGGGCAAGCCGGCAGCCAAACGCGGAGCACGCGCCTGA